The Algiphilus sp. genome contains a region encoding:
- a CDS encoding SDR family oxidoreductase, with protein sequence MSFDLQLADKRVLVTGGTRGVGSATVALMAAAGARVMVAARSLPESPVDDVRYVAADLSTATHAHSLADAVHEQLGGIDVLVNVVGGSSAPAGGFAALDDAEWSKEIELNLMSSVRLDRALMPAMIEQGSGVIIHVTSIQRVLPLPEATIAYAAAKAALSTYSKALSKEVTPRGVRVVRVSPGWIETEAAVALAERLATQANTDYAGAQRIIMDSLGGIPLGRPAKPGEVADLIGFLASPRAASISGVEYVIDGGTVPTV encoded by the coding sequence GTGAGCTTCGATCTGCAGCTTGCGGACAAGCGGGTGCTGGTGACCGGCGGCACGCGTGGCGTCGGTTCGGCGACCGTCGCGTTGATGGCGGCGGCAGGCGCCCGGGTGATGGTGGCTGCGCGCTCGCTTCCGGAGTCACCCGTCGACGATGTGCGCTATGTCGCTGCCGATCTGTCGACCGCCACGCACGCGCACTCCTTGGCCGACGCAGTTCACGAGCAGCTCGGCGGCATCGATGTCCTGGTCAATGTCGTCGGGGGCTCGTCCGCACCGGCGGGCGGATTCGCCGCACTCGATGATGCCGAATGGTCGAAGGAGATCGAACTGAACCTGATGTCCTCGGTTCGGCTCGATCGCGCGCTCATGCCGGCCATGATCGAGCAGGGCTCCGGCGTCATCATCCACGTCACCTCGATCCAGCGCGTTCTGCCCCTGCCCGAGGCAACCATCGCCTACGCCGCCGCCAAGGCTGCGCTGTCGACGTACAGCAAGGCACTCTCGAAGGAGGTCACGCCCCGGGGTGTCCGCGTCGTTCGCGTCTCTCCCGGATGGATCGAGACCGAAGCAGCGGTCGCGCTTGCGGAAAGGCTCGCCACCCAGGCGAATACCGACTATGCGGGCGCGCAGCGGATCATCATGGATTCACTGGGCGGCATCCCGCTGGGACGACCGGCGAAGCCGGGCGAAGTCGCCGACCTCATCGGCTTCCTGGCATCGCCGCGTGCAGCTTCCATATCCGGGGTGGAGTACGTGATCGACGGCGGCACCGTGCCGACGGTCTGA
- a CDS encoding AraC family transcriptional regulator — translation MNGHRHGGGPRHREVSGVRGIADSLDLQHAPVLQTSIASRSGMAFIELASGPGHTGTTLPVADDAFLIALQLRACQDFDLYADGRLIRPRAFDAGAVAIFDLRTKLAMAHRDPFHAVDLYLPRKALDALAEDANAPPMDGLRHEPGRALHDPVARHLLLAIRPALAAREQASELFVDQLAVALATHVAQAYGGLHAGPVANTGTLARWQERRAKELIAANLAGHITLAELAAECGLSIRHFTRAFRGSTGMSPHAWLTQLRLEKARRLLAHSRRLLVDIALECGFSDQSHLTRAFQRRFGVAPGAWRRLHQRAAARDAWPDDAKAVPFVQEA, via the coding sequence ATGAACGGACACCGTCACGGAGGCGGCCCCCGGCACCGGGAGGTTTCCGGCGTTCGAGGCATTGCCGACAGTCTGGACTTGCAGCACGCGCCGGTCCTGCAGACCAGCATCGCCTCCCGGTCGGGCATGGCCTTCATCGAGCTGGCGTCCGGACCGGGCCACACCGGGACGACACTGCCGGTCGCCGATGATGCCTTCCTGATTGCGCTCCAGCTCAGAGCCTGTCAGGACTTCGACCTGTACGCCGACGGTCGCCTGATTCGCCCGCGCGCATTCGATGCCGGCGCTGTGGCCATCTTCGACCTCAGGACGAAGCTGGCGATGGCGCACCGGGATCCGTTTCACGCCGTGGATCTGTACCTCCCCCGCAAGGCGCTCGATGCGCTGGCCGAGGACGCCAATGCACCCCCCATGGACGGGCTTCGGCACGAGCCCGGCAGGGCACTGCACGATCCCGTCGCGCGCCATCTCCTGCTGGCGATTCGGCCGGCTCTGGCAGCGCGCGAGCAGGCAAGCGAGCTCTTCGTCGATCAGCTCGCCGTGGCGCTCGCGACCCATGTCGCGCAGGCCTACGGCGGTCTGCACGCGGGGCCTGTAGCGAATACGGGCACGCTGGCGCGCTGGCAGGAGCGCCGCGCCAAGGAGCTGATTGCCGCGAATCTTGCAGGCCACATCACGCTCGCCGAACTGGCCGCGGAATGCGGCCTGTCGATCCGCCACTTCACGCGCGCGTTCCGTGGCTCGACGGGCATGTCGCCGCACGCGTGGCTCACGCAGCTCCGCCTGGAGAAGGCCAGGCGGCTGCTCGCGCACTCCCGCCGATTGCTGGTCGATATCGCGCTGGAATGCGGCTTCTCGGATCAAAGCCACTTGACCCGCGCTTTCCAGCGGCGTTTCGGAGTGGCTCCGGGCGCTTGGCGGCGGCTGCATCAACGCGCCGCCGCCCGGGATGCATGGCCCGATGATGCAAAAGCTGTCCCGTTCGTGCAGGAAGCGTGA
- a CDS encoding alpha/beta hydrolase, translated as MKRTQAILATVVAATIGPATHAQPALATNGTGPAQNVVLVHGAFADGSGWRGVYDELTRRGYRVTIVQNPLTSLADDVASTRRILDRQDGPTILVGHSWGGTVITEAGMHPNVAGLVYVSALVPDAGESTAQQYQGFAATPEFVIDVQEDGFGFLNPQHFQAGFAHDVGDADAAFMRDAQVPISMSVFETRVQNAAWRTKPSWAVIATEDKAFDQAMLVHMAERAGAQITRVPASHAVFMTQPKVVAATIERAAREAVAGIARK; from the coding sequence ATGAAGCGCACCCAGGCCATCCTCGCGACCGTCGTGGCGGCCACCATCGGCCCCGCGACCCACGCACAACCCGCGCTGGCCACGAACGGCACCGGCCCGGCGCAGAACGTCGTGCTGGTGCACGGCGCCTTCGCCGATGGTTCCGGCTGGCGTGGGGTCTACGACGAGCTGACCCGGCGGGGTTACCGGGTAACCATCGTGCAGAACCCGCTCACTTCACTTGCCGATGATGTCGCGTCCACGCGACGCATCCTCGATCGCCAGGACGGACCCACGATCCTGGTGGGGCACTCCTGGGGCGGCACGGTCATCACCGAGGCAGGCATGCACCCGAACGTCGCGGGCCTGGTGTACGTCTCGGCGCTGGTGCCCGACGCCGGCGAATCCACGGCCCAGCAGTATCAGGGGTTCGCGGCCACACCCGAGTTCGTGATCGATGTCCAGGAGGATGGATTCGGCTTCCTGAATCCGCAGCACTTCCAGGCCGGGTTCGCCCACGATGTCGGCGATGCGGACGCAGCGTTCATGCGCGACGCGCAGGTTCCCATCAGCATGTCGGTCTTCGAGACCCGGGTGCAGAACGCCGCTTGGCGCACGAAGCCCAGCTGGGCCGTGATCGCCACAGAGGACAAGGCGTTCGATCAGGCCATGCTCGTCCACATGGCCGAGCGTGCCGGCGCGCAGATCACGCGGGTCCCTGCCAGTCATGCCGTTTTCATGACCCAGCCTAAGGTGGTTGCCGCGACCATCGAGCGCGCCGCCCGGGAGGCGGTTGCAGGCATTGCACGAAAGTAG
- a CDS encoding serine hydrolase, protein MYQSMWRQLAVTAIVSMALAACGGSGSQSQNEQVAVPGSEDPAVEPPNEGVILAQELAHMVERAGLYSLPTDLESVLQSITTLPTGLGNVVAMHLGRLYATPDESLPAVGPLLDLLRARLELLLTGQQPVRLVQDTLDGEFSILLLPVDAVTVIVILPTQVVKAAPSSPDLPAAEVDLSQITYEVNGRTRTVDEYMQSGMTNAIAFMHNGQFIYEDYQNGYNPDTRAHMWSVTKSVTTSLVGIAVSEGLVDSIHDPIKKYIPEAADSVWEGVTVEDLLQMESGTYWVDVPIHQPEQLVLMGADFHTNGLFGMTRDEYLLRLTRVSPPGEFYRYNSGDAQMLAWMLENIYDRPYAEILSEKIWQPAGMQDDALVTVDRLGNTFASMGLMATPRDMLRFGEIFRNGGRTFDGRQIIPAAWVEASHNYDKDNGGGPRGYMWPHWGGEESGNYTAAGFGHQRVSVAPSLNMVGVRFGNDPIDTVAPAEWEAVLTAVGNYLQYGTTQ, encoded by the coding sequence ATGTATCAGTCCATGTGGCGCCAGCTTGCCGTCACGGCCATTGTGTCGATGGCGCTTGCGGCGTGTGGGGGAAGCGGCAGCCAGAGCCAGAACGAGCAGGTCGCGGTTCCGGGTTCGGAGGATCCGGCTGTCGAGCCGCCGAACGAGGGCGTGATCCTCGCGCAGGAGCTGGCGCACATGGTGGAGCGCGCCGGGCTGTACTCGCTGCCCACCGACCTGGAGTCGGTGCTGCAGTCGATCACGACGCTGCCCACCGGGCTGGGCAACGTGGTGGCGATGCATCTGGGCCGACTGTATGCGACGCCGGACGAATCGCTGCCCGCCGTCGGGCCGCTGCTGGATCTGCTGCGGGCACGCCTGGAGCTGTTGCTGACCGGGCAGCAGCCGGTGCGGTTGGTGCAGGACACGCTGGATGGCGAGTTCTCCATCCTGCTGCTGCCGGTGGATGCGGTCACGGTGATCGTGATCCTGCCGACACAGGTGGTGAAGGCTGCGCCCTCCTCCCCGGACCTGCCGGCGGCCGAGGTCGACCTCAGCCAGATCACCTACGAGGTGAACGGCCGCACGCGTACGGTCGATGAGTACATGCAGAGCGGCATGACGAATGCCATTGCCTTCATGCACAACGGCCAGTTCATCTACGAGGATTATCAGAACGGCTACAACCCCGATACCCGCGCCCACATGTGGTCGGTCACGAAGTCGGTGACGACGTCGCTGGTGGGGATTGCGGTGTCGGAGGGTCTGGTCGATTCGATTCACGACCCCATCAAGAAGTACATCCCGGAAGCCGCCGACTCGGTCTGGGAGGGCGTGACCGTCGAGGATCTGCTGCAGATGGAGTCCGGCACGTACTGGGTGGATGTGCCGATCCACCAGCCCGAGCAGCTGGTGCTGATGGGCGCGGACTTCCACACCAACGGCCTGTTCGGCATGACGCGCGACGAGTACCTGCTGCGGCTGACGCGCGTTTCGCCGCCGGGGGAGTTCTACCGCTACAACAGTGGCGACGCACAGATGCTGGCGTGGATGCTGGAGAACATCTACGACCGTCCCTATGCGGAGATCCTGTCGGAGAAGATCTGGCAGCCGGCGGGCATGCAGGACGATGCGCTGGTCACGGTGGACCGCCTGGGCAACACCTTTGCCTCCATGGGACTGATGGCCACGCCGCGCGACATGCTCCGCTTCGGCGAGATCTTCCGCAACGGCGGCCGCACCTTCGACGGCCGGCAGATCATTCCGGCGGCCTGGGTCGAGGCCTCGCACAACTACGACAAGGACAACGGCGGCGGCCCGCGCGGCTACATGTGGCCGCACTGGGGCGGCGAGGAGTCCGGCAACTACACGGCGGCGGGCTTCGGGCACCAGCGGGTGAGCGTGGCGCCATCGCTGAACATGGTGGGCGTGCGCTTCGGCAACGACCCCATCGACACGGTCGCGCCGGCGGAATGGGAAGCCGTGCTGACGGCCGTGGGCAACTACCTCCAGTACGGCACGACGCAGTAG
- a CDS encoding PQQ-dependent sugar dehydrogenase: MLRRTNRLPRKTAYLLLPALVLAGCGSDGSGGPGQAPELSRQACEFVPRAEGDDAPIGPELDVEVVVDGLEIPWGLDWLPNGDMIFTERDKGLLRIIRNGQLESGAVAEVDVAEITWAEEAGGLGSEGGLLGVLLHPDFAENRQLYMYWTARAEDDSLYNRLGLFTMSEDYGSAELERILLDDIPGGIHHAGGRMRIGPDGKLYLGVGAYEAPQAQQPDSVAGKLLRMNPDGSIPADNPTPGSYVYLTGIRNTQGFDWFDPHHLLVMEHGPTFNDDGGPFTKGLDEFNVFRAGENSGWPDTTGCDSAEGITQPVIVWERSLPPGGATLYRGNAIPEWTGSFFAATQGLPPQRDQGQHLHRIQLDPDNPYIVEEREIFLKQRFGRLRTVAEGPDGYLYVTTTNCDTRGDLAWNPNFCRQGGDKILRIVGLQ; encoded by the coding sequence ATGCTGCGTCGAACCAACCGCCTCCCACGCAAGACCGCGTACCTCCTGCTCCCGGCACTCGTGCTGGCGGGATGCGGCAGCGACGGCAGCGGCGGACCCGGCCAGGCGCCGGAGCTCAGCCGGCAGGCCTGCGAATTCGTGCCCCGGGCCGAGGGTGACGACGCGCCCATCGGCCCCGAGCTCGACGTCGAGGTGGTGGTCGACGGCCTGGAGATCCCCTGGGGCCTGGACTGGCTGCCGAACGGCGACATGATCTTCACGGAGCGGGACAAGGGCCTGCTGCGCATCATCCGGAACGGGCAGCTGGAGTCGGGCGCGGTGGCCGAGGTCGACGTGGCGGAGATCACCTGGGCCGAGGAAGCCGGCGGCCTGGGCAGCGAGGGCGGCCTGCTCGGCGTGCTGCTGCATCCGGACTTCGCCGAGAACCGGCAGCTCTACATGTACTGGACCGCGCGCGCGGAGGACGACTCGCTGTACAACCGGCTGGGTCTGTTCACGATGTCCGAGGACTACGGCAGCGCCGAGCTGGAGCGCATCCTCCTCGACGACATCCCGGGCGGCATCCACCACGCCGGCGGACGCATGCGCATCGGCCCCGACGGCAAGCTCTACCTGGGCGTGGGCGCCTACGAGGCGCCGCAGGCCCAGCAGCCCGATTCGGTGGCCGGCAAGCTGCTGCGCATGAACCCGGACGGCTCGATTCCGGCCGACAACCCCACGCCGGGCAGCTATGTGTATCTCACCGGCATCCGTAACACGCAGGGCTTCGACTGGTTCGACCCCCATCATCTGCTGGTCATGGAGCACGGACCCACCTTCAACGACGACGGCGGCCCCTTCACCAAGGGCCTGGACGAGTTCAACGTGTTCCGCGCCGGCGAGAACTCCGGCTGGCCGGACACCACCGGCTGCGACTCCGCGGAAGGCATCACTCAGCCGGTGATCGTCTGGGAGCGCTCGCTCCCGCCGGGCGGCGCCACGCTGTACCGCGGCAACGCCATTCCGGAATGGACCGGCAGCTTCTTCGCCGCCACCCAGGGCCTGCCCCCGCAGCGGGACCAGGGGCAGCACCTGCACCGCATCCAGCTGGATCCGGACAACCCGTACATCGTCGAGGAACGCGAGATCTTCCTGAAGCAGCGCTTCGGCCGGCTGCGCACCGTCGCGGAAGGCCCGGACGGCTACCTCTACGTGACCACCACCAACTGCGACACGCGCGGGGATCTGGCCTGGAACCCGAATTTCTGCCGCCAGGGTGGCGACAAGATCCTGCGCATCGTCGGACTGCAGTGA
- a CDS encoding TPM domain-containing protein produces the protein MTLLSKSDQEAVTAAINDVERETDAELVTVLTAQSDNYAYIPLVWAGILALLVPGIANYLGGWFGADILLLVQWGAFILISLLFRMPGISTRLIPRQVRYWRASNLARRQFLEQNLHHTKGATGMLIFVSEAERYVEILVDQGIADVLDNAVWEDIVARFTAQVRQGQTRQGFLDCIAACGKLLKEHVPATHERNELPNHLVILS, from the coding sequence ATGACATTGCTGAGCAAGAGCGATCAGGAAGCCGTTACCGCCGCCATCAATGACGTGGAACGGGAAACCGACGCCGAACTGGTGACCGTGCTGACGGCCCAGTCCGACAACTACGCCTATATCCCCCTGGTCTGGGCCGGCATCCTGGCGCTGCTGGTGCCCGGCATCGCCAACTACCTCGGCGGCTGGTTCGGTGCCGACATCCTGTTGCTTGTGCAGTGGGGCGCCTTCATCCTGATCAGCCTGCTGTTCCGGATGCCCGGCATCAGCACCCGCCTGATTCCCCGGCAGGTGCGTTACTGGCGGGCGTCGAACCTGGCGCGGCGGCAGTTCCTGGAGCAGAACCTGCACCACACCAAGGGCGCCACCGGCATGCTGATCTTCGTGTCGGAGGCCGAACGCTATGTGGAGATCCTGGTTGACCAGGGCATTGCCGACGTCCTGGACAACGCGGTGTGGGAAGACATAGTGGCGCGCTTCACCGCCCAGGTGCGCCAGGGCCAGACCCGGCAGGGATTCCTCGACTGCATTGCTGCCTGCGGCAAGCTCCTGAAAGAGCACGTGCCCGCCACCCACGAGCGTAACGAGCTGCCCAATCATCTGGTGATCCTGTCGTAA
- a CDS encoding TPM domain-containing protein, producing MVRPRKGLLLALLLLLPAAPWAQSTPEFPELTGRVVDQAEMLSPEAESRLSQMLQAHEQASTEQLVVVTLPDLQGFPIEDFGYQLGRHWGIGQEGEDNGALLIVAHDEREVRIEVGYGLEGRLTDADASVIINRIITPAFRQGDFQAGIVNGTAAMIQVLGGEPMAVSQGRRTRAVEEKPNAGLVGLLFFLMLAVVFLIGSSGGRGARGGAALVGAAVLGAAMGGRGGGFGGGGGGFGGGGGGFGGGGASGGW from the coding sequence ATGGTGCGGCCCCGCAAAGGCTTGCTGCTGGCGTTGCTGCTTCTGCTCCCGGCCGCCCCGTGGGCCCAGTCAACGCCGGAGTTTCCGGAGCTGACCGGCCGGGTGGTGGATCAGGCCGAGATGCTTTCCCCGGAAGCGGAATCGCGCCTGAGCCAGATGCTCCAGGCCCACGAGCAGGCCAGCACCGAGCAGCTCGTGGTGGTGACGCTGCCGGACCTCCAGGGCTTTCCGATCGAGGATTTCGGCTACCAGCTGGGCCGGCACTGGGGCATCGGACAGGAGGGCGAGGACAACGGCGCCCTGCTGATCGTGGCGCACGATGAACGCGAAGTGCGCATCGAGGTGGGCTATGGCCTTGAAGGCCGGCTCACCGACGCCGACGCCTCGGTCATCATCAATCGCATCATCACCCCGGCATTCCGTCAGGGCGATTTCCAGGCCGGTATCGTCAACGGCACCGCCGCCATGATCCAGGTCCTCGGCGGTGAGCCGATGGCGGTCTCCCAGGGCCGGCGAACCCGTGCCGTCGAGGAGAAACCCAATGCCGGCCTGGTGGGGCTGCTCTTCTTCCTCATGCTCGCGGTGGTGTTCCTTATCGGCAGTAGCGGTGGCCGTGGCGCTCGCGGCGGCGCGGCCCTGGTGGGCGCGGCCGTGCTCGGCGCGGCCATGGGCGGCCGTGGTGGCGGCTTCGGCGGCGGAGGCGGCGGCTTTGGCGGCGGCGGAGGCGGTTTCGGCGGTGGTGGTGCCTCCGGTGGCTGGTAA
- a CDS encoding LemA family protein → MALVLLLSGCGINNIPTYDERVTAAWSQVENQYQRRADLIPNLVETVKGFAAQEQETLTAVTEARSKATSIQVDEGILDNPEKLQQFQQAQGELSSALSRLMAVSERYPDLKSNQNFLALQSQLEGTENRIAVARRDFIQAVERYNTELRTFPGKIWHSILYSDLEPRANFEATTENADDAPAVQF, encoded by the coding sequence ATGGCACTGGTTCTGCTGCTCAGTGGCTGCGGGATCAACAACATCCCCACCTACGACGAGCGCGTCACCGCCGCCTGGTCCCAGGTGGAAAATCAGTACCAGCGCCGCGCCGACCTGATCCCCAACCTGGTGGAAACCGTCAAGGGTTTCGCGGCCCAGGAGCAGGAAACCCTGACCGCGGTGACCGAGGCGCGCTCCAAGGCCACCTCCATCCAGGTGGACGAGGGCATTCTCGACAACCCCGAGAAGCTGCAGCAGTTCCAGCAGGCCCAGGGGGAGCTGAGCAGCGCCCTGAGCCGCCTGATGGCGGTGTCCGAACGCTACCCGGACCTGAAGTCGAACCAGAACTTCCTGGCCCTGCAGTCTCAGCTCGAAGGCACGGAGAATCGCATCGCCGTCGCGCGCCGGGATTTCATTCAGGCGGTGGAGCGCTACAACACCGAGCTGCGCACCTTCCCGGGCAAGATCTGGCACAGCATCCTGTATAGCGATCTGGAGCCCCGCGCCAACTTCGAAGCCACCACGGAGAACGCGGACGACGCACCAGCGGTGCAGTTCTGA
- a CDS encoding NAD-dependent epimerase/dehydratase family protein, whose product MQTILGANGQIGRELAAHLARDFTSDIRLVSRRPRAVHDTDQLRAADLLDPAQTLRAVEGSEIVYMTAGLPMDTRLWVAQWPVLMRNVIDACAAQGARLVYFDNTYMYPQTAQPQTEDIAFRPNGAKGEVRAAAARELLAAIKEGRLQAMICRAPEFYGPGITQSITNSTVIDNLRQGKPARVFLRDDTLRTLIYTPDASRAMALLGNTPDAYGRTWHLPCDDDRLTYRQFVALAAEIFGTDGRYKVLKRWQLRAAGLLSRQVRDAAELLPRYEADNLFVSDRFKQRFPEFRVTTYREGLTAIRRADHLENSGSVPM is encoded by the coding sequence ATGCAGACCATTCTTGGCGCCAACGGCCAGATCGGGCGCGAGCTGGCCGCCCACCTCGCGCGCGACTTCACCAGCGACATCCGGCTGGTGAGCCGCAGACCGCGCGCGGTGCACGACACCGACCAGCTGCGCGCGGCCGATCTGCTGGATCCGGCGCAGACCCTGCGCGCCGTCGAGGGCTCGGAGATCGTCTACATGACGGCCGGCCTGCCCATGGACACGCGCCTGTGGGTGGCGCAGTGGCCGGTGCTGATGCGCAACGTCATCGACGCCTGCGCCGCCCAAGGCGCCCGGCTGGTCTACTTCGACAACACCTACATGTACCCGCAGACCGCCCAGCCTCAGACCGAGGACATCGCGTTCCGGCCCAACGGCGCCAAGGGCGAGGTGCGCGCCGCGGCGGCCCGCGAGCTACTCGCCGCGATCAAAGAAGGGCGCCTGCAGGCCATGATCTGCCGCGCCCCCGAGTTCTACGGCCCGGGCATCACGCAGAGCATCACCAACAGCACCGTCATCGACAATCTCCGGCAGGGAAAGCCGGCCAGGGTCTTCCTGCGCGACGACACCCTGCGCACCCTCATCTACACCCCCGATGCCAGCCGCGCGATGGCGCTGCTGGGCAACACGCCCGATGCCTACGGTCGGACCTGGCATCTGCCCTGCGACGATGACCGGCTGACCTATCGGCAGTTCGTCGCGCTGGCCGCGGAAATCTTCGGCACGGATGGCCGCTACAAGGTGCTGAAGCGCTGGCAGCTCAGGGCCGCCGGGCTGCTCAGCCGGCAGGTGCGCGACGCCGCCGAGCTGCTGCCGCGCTACGAAGCCGACAACCTCTTCGTCTCCGACAGGTTCAAGCAGCGCTTCCCCGAGTTCCGCGTGACGACCTATCGCGAAGGATTGACCGCGATTCGCAGGGCCGACCACCTTGAAAACAGCGGCTCTGTCCCCATGTGA
- a CDS encoding MerR family transcriptional regulator, whose translation MKIGELATKTGLATSRIRFYERMGLLQLVERQSNGYRTYPPEAVMVLNLIKSAQDAGFSLEELRNLMPPDLTNWEHGKLHQALRDKVHSIEVLQQRLEEGKARILQVLKEIEAKPDDMTCAANARRVMSRMGLGDLPATEAGEGGKQPSRSRMP comes from the coding sequence ATGAAGATCGGCGAGCTGGCGACGAAGACCGGACTGGCCACTTCACGCATCCGCTTCTACGAGCGCATGGGCCTGCTGCAGCTCGTCGAACGCCAGAGCAACGGCTATCGCACCTATCCGCCAGAGGCGGTCATGGTGCTGAATCTCATCAAGTCCGCGCAGGATGCCGGGTTCAGCCTGGAGGAGCTGCGTAACCTGATGCCGCCCGACCTGACCAACTGGGAGCACGGCAAGCTGCATCAGGCCCTGCGCGACAAGGTGCACAGCATCGAGGTCCTGCAGCAGCGCCTGGAGGAAGGCAAAGCCAGGATCCTGCAGGTGCTCAAGGAGATCGAGGCAAAGCCGGACGACATGACCTGCGCGGCGAATGCTCGGCGCGTGATGTCGCGGATGGGCCTGGGCGACCTGCCGGCAACGGAGGCCGGGGAAGGCGGCAAGCAGCCGTCGCGCAGCCGGATGCCCTGA
- a CDS encoding saccharopine dehydrogenase NADP-binding domain-containing protein: MNWMIYGANGYTGELIAREAVKRGLKPILAGRRRDRIEALAGELGLEARVFGLDDTGSLAGQLRDCGLVLHCAGPFSATAAPMMAACLEAGAHYLDITGEIAVFEHAQSLTARAREAGVVLCPGVGFDVIPTDCVAAALKDALPDATELTLGFDSRTGMSPGTAKTSVEGMAQGGKIRRGGKLVTVPLAFEVRRIDFGDGEKLAMTIPWGDLSTAFHSTGIPDIRVFIPGSPKMIRGARIANLFRPALGWDWVQRWLKARIDKTVRGPSELVRARQPTFVWGEARNARGETRTARVRTDNAYSLTVTGALAVVDHLMTEVPAGGAYTPARLVGTDLVSRLPGSGAIEIV, translated from the coding sequence ATGAACTGGATGATCTACGGCGCCAATGGCTACACCGGCGAGCTCATCGCGCGCGAAGCGGTGAAGCGCGGTCTGAAGCCGATCCTGGCCGGACGCCGGCGCGATCGCATCGAGGCGCTGGCCGGAGAGCTGGGGCTGGAAGCGCGAGTCTTCGGGCTGGACGACACTGGCTCGCTGGCCGGGCAGCTTCGGGACTGCGGGCTGGTGCTGCACTGCGCCGGCCCGTTCTCGGCTACTGCCGCACCGATGATGGCGGCCTGCCTCGAGGCCGGTGCGCACTACCTGGACATCACCGGCGAGATCGCGGTGTTCGAGCACGCGCAATCGCTGACGGCGCGCGCCCGGGAGGCGGGTGTCGTGCTCTGCCCGGGCGTTGGCTTCGATGTCATCCCCACCGACTGCGTGGCGGCAGCGCTGAAGGATGCGCTGCCGGACGCCACCGAGCTGACGCTGGGCTTCGATTCGCGCACCGGCATGTCCCCCGGCACGGCCAAGACCTCCGTCGAGGGCATGGCGCAGGGCGGCAAGATCCGGCGCGGCGGCAAGCTGGTGACCGTCCCGCTGGCCTTCGAGGTGCGCCGCATCGACTTCGGCGATGGCGAGAAGCTGGCCATGACCATTCCGTGGGGCGATCTGTCCACCGCCTTCCACAGTACCGGGATTCCGGACATCCGCGTCTTCATTCCGGGTTCGCCGAAGATGATCCGTGGCGCGAGGATCGCCAACCTCTTCCGCCCCGCGCTCGGCTGGGACTGGGTGCAGCGCTGGCTGAAGGCCCGTATCGACAAGACCGTCCGGGGCCCCAGCGAGTTGGTCCGTGCCAGGCAGCCGACCTTCGTCTGGGGCGAGGCCCGCAACGCGCGCGGGGAAACCAGGACCGCCCGCGTGCGCACGGACAACGCCTACAGCCTGACGGTGACCGGTGCGCTTGCAGTCGTCGATCACCTGATGACGGAAGTACCCGCCGGCGGCGCGTACACGCCTGCCCGGCTGGTGGGCACGGATCTGGTATCGCGGCTGCCGGGCTCGGGAGCGATCGAGATCGTCTGA
- a CDS encoding type 1 glutamine amidotransferase domain-containing protein: protein MTKRILHAVTNVAHYSDPDDATGLWLSELTHAWAVFAEKGWEQVIMSPNGGKSPLEPRSLKWPNIDATAKAWLADPSRMQWLEQTASPDEVDGADFDAIYFTGGHAVMYDFLEDEGLNRVTREVFESGGIVSSVCHGYCGLLNTRLSDDSLLIAGRRLTGFSWTEEVLAGVAGKVPYNAEQATKDRGGLYDKRRLPFTPHVIVDGRLVTGQNPQSARATAQRVAELL, encoded by the coding sequence ATGACCAAGCGCATTCTTCATGCTGTCACCAACGTCGCTCACTACAGCGATCCCGACGACGCTACCGGGCTCTGGTTGTCCGAACTCACGCACGCCTGGGCGGTCTTCGCCGAGAAGGGCTGGGAGCAGGTCATCATGAGCCCCAACGGCGGCAAATCGCCGCTTGAGCCGCGCTCGCTGAAATGGCCCAACATCGACGCGACGGCCAAGGCCTGGCTGGCCGACCCATCCCGGATGCAATGGCTGGAGCAAACCGCCAGCCCCGATGAGGTCGACGGCGCCGATTTCGATGCCATCTATTTCACGGGCGGCCACGCCGTGATGTACGACTTTCTCGAAGACGAAGGCCTCAATCGCGTCACCCGGGAAGTCTTCGAAAGCGGCGGCATCGTGTCCTCCGTGTGCCACGGTTATTGCGGCCTGCTCAATACCAGGCTCTCGGACGATTCCCTGCTGATCGCCGGCCGCAGGCTCACCGGCTTTTCCTGGACCGAGGAAGTGCTGGCAGGCGTCGCCGGGAAGGTGCCCTACAACGCCGAGCAGGCAACGAAGGACCGGGGCGGCCTCTACGACAAGCGCCGTCTGCCGTTCACGCCGCACGTGATCGTGGACGGGCGGCTGGTGACCGGCCAGAACCCGCAATCGGCCAGGGCCACCGCGCAACGCGTTGCCGAGTTGCTGTAG